In Vigna radiata var. radiata cultivar VC1973A chromosome 3, Vradiata_ver6, whole genome shotgun sequence, the following proteins share a genomic window:
- the LOC106757224 gene encoding heavy metal-associated isoprenylated plant protein 36 — MAAKPAEEPPHGETLKYQTWVLKVLIHCDGCRKRVKKILQGIDGVYKTEVDSLQHKVTVTGNVDAETLIKRLSRSGRLVELWPEKPAEKKDNKKSGKSNKGGDINKEKEIQKNGEPGADGGSNEGSKDGGSNEGSKDGEDSDKEEHNDECEEGGDGDGGGGEGGKKKKKKKKKKNKGENGGSASVPPKNGEISKVDASVPSMAAKDLVNPPIQHAYPYPHVYYSPPPAPPAYGLSYNTAYPISSASYYVGAPIMPMHAYATPYSRLPPPPPPSDPIKQYSADDDDEDEYEGGGYCSIM; from the exons ATGGCAGCAAAGCCTGCAGAAGAACCTCCTCATGGAGAAACTCTCAAGTACCAg ACGTGGGTTCTCAAAGTATTGATCCACTGCGATGGCTGCAGAAAGAGAGTCAAGAAAATTCTTCAAGGAATTGATG GGGTTTACAAAACAGAGGTGGATTCTCTGCAGCACAAGGTTACGGTCACTGGTAACGTGGACGCCGAGACTCTCATCAAGAGGCTTTCAAGATCAGGGAGGCTAGTGGAGCTTTGGCCAGAGAAACCAGCTGAgaagaaagataataaaaagtCCGGAAAATCCAATAAGGGTGGTGATATCAACAAGGAGAAGGAAATCCAAAAGAATGGTGAACCAGGTGCTGATGGTGGTTCAAACGAGGGTTCTAAAGATGGTGGTTCAAATGAGGGTTCTAAAGATGGTGAAGATTCTGACAAAGAAGAACACAATGATGAATGTGAGGAGGgaggtgatggtgatggtggtggtggtgaaggtggcaaaaagaagaaaaagaaaaagaagaagaaaaacaaagggGAAAACGGTGGTTCTGCATCTGTTCCTCCTAAGAATGGAGAAATTAGTAAAGTTGATGCTTCAGTGCCTTCAATGGCTGCTAAGGATCTTGTTAACCCTCCAATTCAGCATGCCTACCCTTATCCACATGTGTATTATTCACCTCCTCCTGCTCCTCCAGCCTATGGATTAAGCTATAACACAGCATATCCTATCTCAAGTGCTTCATATTATGTTGGGGCACCCATCATGCCCATGCATGCTTACGCCACTCCATACTCTAGACTGCCACCACCTCCTCCACCGTCTGATCCAATCAAGCAATATAGtgcagatgatgatgatgaggatgagtACGAAGGTGGTGGATATTGCTCCATCATGTGA
- the LOC106756963 gene encoding pentatricopeptide repeat-containing protein At5g43790, whose protein sequence is MNDRVRSVIFLLQNFCDSQKQVRQINAQLIRRNLYPNTRIAEHFIGACYSHGLINSALLLFTTLLPSPHVYIFNTLIRVFSQSQTPHTPLLIYAHMRRNNVLPNNFTFPPLFKALSDACHVTQAHCVHTHVLKLGHHQDLFVGNALLDVYATSRQVGLCRSLFDEMLQRDVVSWSVLIAGFNNVGNYDDALVVFEQMQYAGFVPNRVTMINALHACAHSGNVEMGAWIHGAVKRGGWELDVILGTALVDMYGKCGRVEDGLSVFWSMKEKNVFTWNAVVKGLALAKSGQEAIRWFNRMEKEGVRADEVTLLAVLSACSHSGLVDKGREIFGLLVDGRYGFCPNVKHYACMVDVLARSGRLHEAVEFMGRMPFGPTKAMWGSLLFGSKVQGDLELGLLAAEKLIELDQENSTYYVHLSNMYAAMGRWADVEKVRGVMKDRQLTKDLGCSSLEVEHQRHVNEFLA, encoded by the coding sequence ATGAACGACAGAGTGAGAAGTGTGATTTTTCTGCTTCAGAACTTTTGTGACAGTCAGAAGCAAGTTCGGCAGATAAATGCTCAACTCATCCGCCGTAACCTCTATCCAAACACCAGAATCGCAGAGCACTTCATCGGCGCGTGCTATTCACACGGCCTTATAAACTCCGCTCTTCTTCTCTTCACCACGCTCCTCCCTTCTCCCCATGTTTACATCTTCAACACCCTCATCAGAGTCTTCTCCCAATCCCAAACCCCACACACCCCTCTCTTAATCTACGCCCACATGCGCCGCAACAACGTTCTCCCCAACAACTTCACTTTCCCACCTCTCTTCAAGGCCCTCTCCGACGCCTGCCACGTCACCCAAGCCCACTGCGTCCACACCCACGTCCTCAAACTCGGCCACCACCAAGACCTCTTCGTTGGCAACGCCCTCCTCGACGTCTACGCCACGAGCCGCCAAGTGGGGTTGTGCCGCAGCCTCTTCGATGAAATGCTTCAGAGAGATGTCGTCTCCTGGAGCGTGTTGATCGCCGGGTTCAACAACGTTGGGAACTATGATGATGCCTTGGTTGTGTTTGAACAAATGCAGTATgcgggttttgtgcctaatagGGTCACGATGATCAACGCCTTGCATGCTTGCGCTCACTCTGGTAATGTTGAAATGGGGGCGTGGATACATGGGGCTGTAAAAAGGGGGGGTTGGGAATTGGATGTCATACTGGGGACGGCTTTGGTTGACATGTATGGGAAATGTGGGAGAGTTGAGGATGGGTTGAGTGTGTTCTGGAGtatgaaggaaaaaaatgtgtttacttGGAATGCCGTTGTAAAAGGGTTAGCTTTGGCTAAGAGTGGACAAGAGGCGATTCGGTGGTTTAACAGAATGGAGAAGGAGGGTGTTAGAGCGGATGAAGTGACTTTGTTGGCGGTTTTATCTGCGTGCAGTCACTCGGGTTTGGTGGACAAGGGTAGGGAGATTTTTGGTTTGTTGGTTGATGGGAGGTATGGCTTTTGCCCTAATGTTAAACACTATGCTTGTATGGTTGACGTGTTGGCGCGTTCTGGGCGTTTGCATGAAGCTGTTGAGTTCATGGGACGCATGCCTTTTGGACCCACCAAAGCTATGTGGGGATCGTTGTTATTTGGTTCTAAAGTTCAGGGTGACTTGGAGTTGGGCCTGCTGGCGGCTGAAAAGCTCATTGAATTGGATCAGGAGAACTCTACCTATTACGTTCATCTCTCGAATATGTATGCTGCAATGGGCAGATGGGCGGATGTTGAGAAAGTGAGAGGGGTGATGAAGGATAGACAACTGACTAAGGACTTGGGGTGTAGTTCTCTGGAGGTAGAACACCAAAGACATGTAAACGAATTTTTGGCGTAG
- the LOC106757371 gene encoding dephospho-CoA kinase gives MRIVGLTGGIASGKSTVSNLFKSHGVPVVDADVVAREVLRKGSGGWKKVVAAFGDEILLENGEVNRPRLGQIVFSDPDKRQFLNLLLAPYIARGIFWEVLKLWVKGYKVIVLDVPLLFEAKMDKFTKPVIVVWVDPETQIQRLLARDKSAEEEDARNRINAQMPLDVKRGKADIVIDNTGSLDDLSRHFQKVYVEVSKPLTWGEFWRSRQGVFTILASVTSGVVLFIKAFDNHTNTL, from the exons ATGAGGATCGTTGGGCTCACTGGTGGAATAGCATCTGGGAAGAGCACCGTTTCGAATCTGTTCAAATCGCATGGTGTTCCCGTTGTTGATGCTGATGTCGTTGCTCGT GAGGTGTTAAGGAAAGGAAGTGGTGGATGGAAGAAAGTGGTTGCGGCTTTCGGGGACGAAATTCTTCTCGAAAATGGAGAAGTGAATAGACCCAGGCTTGGCCAAATTGTTTTCTCCGACCCGGATAAGCGTCAATTTTTGAACCT ATTATTGGCTCCTTATATTGCGCGTGGGATATTTTGGGAGGTTTTGAAGCTATGGGTGAAGGGTTACAAGGTCATTGTTCTTGATGTGCCTTTGTTATTTGAAGCCAAGATGGACAAGTTCACGAAGCCCGTTATTGTTGTTTGGGTTGATCCCGAGACGCAGATTCAACGGCTCTTGGCCAGAGACAAGTCTGCGGAGGAGGAGGATGCTCGGAATAGGATCAATGCTCAAATGCCATTGGATGTGAAAAGGGGTAAAGCAGATATAGTTATAGATAACACTGGTTCGTTGGATGACTTGAGTCGGCATTTTCAGAAAGTTTATGTTGAGGTCTCAAAGCCATTGACATGGGGTGAGTTTTGGCGCTCCAGACAAGGAGTGTTCACCATTCTTGCTTCTGTCACCTCAGGTGTTGTTCTATTTATCAAGGCATTCGACAACCATACCAACACTTTATAG